In Fusobacterium canifelinum, a genomic segment contains:
- the rnmV gene encoding ribonuclease M5, producing MKKKIKEVIVVEGKDDISAVKNAVDAEVFQVNGHAVRKNKSIELLKLAYENKGLIILTDPDYAGEEIRKYLCKHFPNAKNAYISRVSGTKDGDIGVENASPEDIVTALEKARFSLDNSENIFNLDLMIDYNLIGKNNSSDLRALLGAELGIGYSNGKQFMAKLNRYGISLEEFKKAYEKINMK from the coding sequence ATGAAAAAGAAAATAAAAGAAGTTATTGTTGTTGAAGGAAAAGATGATATTTCGGCAGTTAAAAATGCTGTTGATGCAGAAGTATTTCAAGTCAATGGTCATGCTGTTAGAAAAAATAAAAGTATAGAGCTATTAAAGCTTGCCTATGAAAACAAAGGACTTATAATTTTAACAGACCCTGACTATGCAGGTGAAGAAATAAGAAAATACTTATGCAAACATTTTCCCAATGCAAAGAATGCTTATATTTCTCGTGTAAGTGGCACAAAAGATGGAGATATTGGAGTTGAAAATGCCTCTCCTGAGGATATTGTCACTGCACTTGAAAAGGCAAGATTTAGTTTAGACAATTCAGAGAATATTTTTAACTTAGATTTAATGATAGATTATAACTTAATTGGTAAAAATAATTCATCTGATTTAAGAGCCTTACTTGGTGCAGAGCTAGGTATAGGCTATTCAAATGGAAAACAATTTATGGCTAAACTAAATAGATATGGAATAAGTCTTGAAGAATTTAAAAAGGCATATGAGAAAATTAATATGAAATAA
- a CDS encoding chorismate mutase, which yields MIELELMRKKIDEIDDKLLALFKERLEVSKKIGLLKKKHKMEIFDPQREKEIIDSCTQNISEDEKKYVEKFLKNIMDISKEVQSK from the coding sequence ATGATAGAATTAGAGCTAATGAGGAAAAAAATTGATGAAATAGATGACAAACTTTTGGCTCTTTTTAAAGAAAGATTAGAAGTTTCAAAAAAAATTGGACTGTTAAAGAAAAAACATAAGATGGAAATTTTTGATCCTCAAAGAGAAAAAGAAATCATAGATAGTTGTACTCAAAATATTAGTGAAGATGAAAAAAAATATGTAGAGAAATTTTTAAAAAATATTATGGATATAAGTAAGGAGGTTCAATCAAAATGA
- a CDS encoding shikimate dehydrogenase family protein has translation MRKFGLLGKKLSHSLSPLLHNTFFEDIGLKDEYKLYEVDETEIDNFKDYMLENSIEGVNITVPYKKIFLDKLDYISDEAKGIGAINLLYIKDNKFYGDNTDYYGFKYTLTKNDIEVKNKKIAIIGKGGASASVYKVLKDMGAGDITFYFRKDKLSEIEFSENMEGDIIINTTPVGMYPNIYDNLVNEEILKNFKIAIDLIYNPLETEFLKIARKNGLKTINGMDMLIEQALKTDEILYGILLSTQLRNKIRKKIKKKVEEFYENNGN, from the coding sequence ATGAGAAAATTTGGACTTCTAGGAAAAAAACTTTCTCATTCACTATCTCCACTGTTACATAATACTTTTTTTGAAGATATAGGGCTAAAAGATGAATATAAGTTATATGAAGTTGATGAAACTGAAATAGATAATTTTAAAGACTATATGCTTGAAAATTCTATTGAAGGAGTAAATATAACAGTTCCTTATAAAAAAATTTTTTTAGATAAGTTAGATTATATAAGTGATGAGGCAAAGGGAATAGGTGCTATAAATCTTCTATATATAAAAGATAATAAATTTTATGGAGATAACACTGATTACTATGGCTTTAAATATACCCTGACAAAAAATGACATAGAGGTAAAAAATAAAAAGATAGCAATTATTGGAAAAGGTGGAGCAAGTGCCAGTGTCTATAAAGTATTAAAAGATATGGGAGCTGGAGATATAACTTTCTATTTTAGAAAGGACAAATTAAGTGAAATAGAATTTTCAGAAAATATGGAAGGAGATATAATAATTAATACAACTCCTGTTGGAATGTATCCTAATATCTACGATAATCTTGTAAATGAAGAAATTTTAAAGAATTTTAAAATAGCAATAGATTTAATCTACAATCCTTTGGAAACAGAATTTTTAAAAATTGCAAGGAAAAATGGATTAAAAACTATAAATGGTATGGATATGTTGATTGAACAAGCTTTAAAGACAGATGAAATTTTATATGGTATTCTGTTATCAACTCAACTTAGAAATAAAATTAGAAAAAAAATAAAAAAGAAGGTAGAAGAATTCTATGAAAATAATGGTAATTAA
- the asnS gene encoding asparagine--tRNA ligase → MITVKDIFRHGEDYLNKEIELFGWVRKIRDQKKFGFIELNDGSFFKGVQIVFEEGLENFDEVSRLSIASTIKVKGTLVKSEGSGQDLEVKAHKIEIFQKADLEYPLQNKRHTFEYLRTKAHLRARTNTFSAVFRVRSVLAYAIHKFFQENNFVYVHTPIITGSDAEGAGEMFRITTLDLNKVPKKENGEIDFSKDFFGKSTNLTVSGQLNGETYCAAFRDIYTFGPTFRAEYSNTARHASEFWMIEPEIAFADLGANMELAEAMVKYIIRYVMDNCPEEMEFFNSFIEKGLFDKLNNVLNNDFGRVTYTEAIEILEKSGKKFEFPVKWGIDLQSEHERYLAEEYFKKPVFVTDYPKDIKAFYMKLNEDNKTVRAMDLLAPGIGEIIGGSQREDNYELLTKRMKELGLNEEDYEFYLDLRRFGSFPHSGYGLGFERMMMYLTGMQNIRDVIPFPRTPNNAEF, encoded by the coding sequence ATGATTACTGTAAAAGATATTTTTAGACATGGAGAAGATTATCTAAACAAAGAGATAGAACTTTTTGGTTGGGTAAGAAAGATAAGAGACCAAAAGAAATTTGGTTTTATTGAATTAAATGATGGTTCATTCTTTAAGGGAGTTCAAATAGTTTTTGAAGAAGGACTTGAAAATTTTGATGAAGTTTCAAGACTTTCAATAGCATCTACTATTAAAGTAAAAGGAACTCTTGTTAAATCAGAAGGTAGCGGACAAGATTTAGAAGTTAAAGCTCATAAAATAGAAATTTTCCAAAAAGCTGACTTAGAATATCCATTACAAAATAAAAGACATACTTTTGAATATTTAAGAACTAAAGCTCATTTAAGAGCAAGAACAAATACTTTTTCAGCAGTATTTAGAGTTAGATCTGTACTTGCTTATGCAATACATAAATTTTTCCAAGAAAATAACTTTGTTTATGTTCACACTCCAATCATAACTGGTTCTGATGCTGAGGGTGCTGGAGAAATGTTTAGAATCACAACTCTTGACTTAAATAAAGTACCTAAAAAAGAAAATGGTGAGATTGACTTCTCTAAGGATTTCTTTGGTAAATCTACAAACTTAACAGTTAGTGGTCAATTAAATGGAGAAACTTATTGTGCTGCTTTTAGAGATATCTATACTTTTGGACCAACATTTAGAGCAGAATATTCAAATACAGCAAGACATGCTTCTGAATTCTGGATGATAGAACCTGAAATAGCTTTTGCTGACTTAGGTGCTAATATGGAGCTTGCAGAAGCTATGGTTAAATATATCATTAGATATGTTATGGATAATTGTCCTGAAGAAATGGAATTCTTTAATTCATTTATCGAAAAAGGACTATTTGATAAATTAAATAATGTACTTAACAATGATTTTGGAAGAGTTACTTATACAGAAGCAATAGAAATTTTAGAAAAATCTGGAAAAAAATTTGAATTTCCTGTCAAATGGGGAATAGACTTACAAAGTGAACATGAAAGATATTTAGCAGAAGAATATTTTAAAAAGCCAGTGTTTGTAACTGATTATCCAAAAGATATTAAGGCTTTCTATATGAAACTTAATGAAGATAACAAAACTGTTAGAGCTATGGACTTATTAGCGCCAGGAATTGGAGAAATAATTGGTGGTTCTCAAAGAGAAGATAACTATGAACTTCTTACAAAGAGAATGAAAGAACTCGGACTTAATGAAGAAGACTATGAATTTTATTTAGATTTAAGAAGATTTGGAAGTTTCCCTCACTCTGGATATGGATTAGGTTTTGAAAGAATGATGATGTATCTAACTGGTATGCAAAATATCAGAGACGTAATACCTTTCCCAAGAACTCCAAATAATGCAGAATTTTAA
- a CDS encoding DUF896 domain-containing protein yields the protein MEMKDIIAKVNYYAKLSKERKLTEEETKDREIYRRMYLDQFKAQVKEHLDNIEIVDEKDFKN from the coding sequence ATGGAAATGAAAGATATAATTGCAAAAGTAAATTATTATGCAAAATTAAGTAAGGAAAGAAAACTTACAGAAGAAGAAACAAAAGATAGAGAAATATATAGAAGAATGTATTTAGACCAATTTAAAGCACAGGTAAAAGAACATTTAGATAATATAGAAATTGTAGATGAAAAAGATTTTAAAAACTAG
- a CDS encoding toxin-antitoxin system YwqK family antitoxin has translation MKIKKIFLFLLLFVGFELLAVSKLPKNLFNSDKINILKKGILNGPINVYYPNGKIQSKQFFINNRKAGIWQYFYENGKLKTEIVYNIMSNEEEGIVKNYDEKGVIISEGKIVNNNMAGVWNHYDEKGRKNYTYDFVKGIIIAYDEKGKVIFQVTEGDLARRFQEIQQEINDDRIRANEEKN, from the coding sequence ATGAAAATTAAAAAAATTTTTTTATTTTTGTTATTGTTTGTAGGTTTTGAATTATTAGCAGTTAGTAAATTACCAAAAAATCTTTTTAATTCAGATAAAATAAATATATTAAAAAAAGGAATTTTAAATGGTCCTATTAATGTTTATTATCCAAATGGAAAGATACAGTCAAAGCAATTCTTTATCAATAATAGAAAAGCTGGGATTTGGCAATATTTCTATGAAAATGGAAAACTAAAAACAGAAATTGTCTATAATATAATGTCAAATGAAGAAGAAGGTATTGTAAAGAATTATGATGAAAAAGGTGTCATAATAAGTGAGGGAAAAATAGTTAATAATAACATGGCAGGTGTTTGGAACCATTATGATGAAAAAGGAAGAAAGAACTATACCTATGATTTTGTAAAGGGGATAATTATTGCTTATGATGAGAAAGGTAAAGTTATATTTCAAGTTACTGAAGGAGATTTAGCTAGGCGTTTTCAAGAAATACAACAGGAGATAAATGATGATAGAATTAGAGCTAATGAGGAAAAAAATTGA
- a CDS encoding FtsW/RodA/SpoVE family cell cycle protein gives MKKNLVIDDDIVENKTLYKKVNDIQKERENEKEKDLIGRRKSIIVSFFLILIILGCINFFSSISRFDNKIMLAKIIKQSMILLVSLLIFGVTVKFGSTIHKVITKAGFRFFVLASSSAIFLIIAFGPDSLFPTINGGKGWVHMGPVSLQIPELFKVPFIMLLANILARGKDDNKKMPYKKNFSSILFYTLIFFMLITFALHDMGTAIHYIMIACFMIFLSDIPNKVIFPAFFGLLISIPGLLYLALHFSSGYKQHRIRAFIDGILHGNYTREDAYQIYQSLIAFGTGGVLGKGLGNGVQKYNYIPEVETDFAIANFAEETGFVGMIIILFSFFSLFFLIMGVANNSKSYFSKYLVGGIAGYLITQVIINIGVAIGLIPVFGIPLPFISSGGSSLLAISIAMGLVIHVNNTQTLK, from the coding sequence ATGAAAAAAAATTTAGTTATAGACGACGATATTGTTGAAAATAAAACTCTTTATAAAAAAGTAAATGATATACAGAAAGAAAGAGAGAATGAAAAAGAAAAAGATTTAATAGGTAGAAGAAAAAGCATTATTGTTTCATTTTTTTTAATACTGATCATACTTGGCTGTATTAATTTTTTTAGTTCCATCTCAAGATTTGATAACAAGATAATGCTTGCAAAGATAATTAAACAATCTATGATTTTACTTGTTTCTTTATTAATTTTTGGAGTAACAGTAAAGTTTGGAAGTACAATTCATAAAGTAATAACCAAAGCTGGATTTAGATTCTTTGTTTTAGCAAGCAGTTCTGCAATCTTTCTAATTATTGCCTTTGGTCCAGATAGTCTGTTTCCAACTATAAATGGTGGTAAAGGTTGGGTTCATATGGGACCTGTAAGTTTACAAATTCCAGAACTCTTTAAAGTACCATTTATTATGCTTTTAGCAAATATACTTGCAAGAGGAAAAGATGACAATAAAAAAATGCCTTATAAAAAGAATTTTTCTTCTATTCTTTTTTATACACTTATATTCTTTATGCTAATAACATTTGCTTTACATGATATGGGAACAGCTATACACTATATTATGATAGCTTGTTTTATGATATTTTTATCAGATATTCCAAATAAAGTTATTTTTCCAGCATTTTTTGGACTACTTATTTCTATACCAGGATTACTTTATTTAGCACTTCACTTTTCATCAGGTTATAAACAACATAGAATAAGAGCATTTATAGATGGAATTTTACATGGTAACTATACTAGAGAAGATGCTTATCAAATTTATCAGTCTCTTATTGCTTTTGGAACAGGTGGAGTATTAGGTAAAGGTCTAGGAAATGGAGTACAAAAATATAACTATATACCAGAAGTAGAAACTGACTTTGCAATAGCAAACTTTGCAGAAGAAACAGGTTTTGTTGGTATGATTATTATTCTTTTCTCATTCTTCTCATTATTTTTCTTGATAATGGGAGTTGCAAATAACTCAAAATCATATTTTTCTAAGTATCTTGTTGGAGGAATAGCAGGCTATCTTATAACACAAGTTATAATAAATATTGGAGTTGCAATAGGTTTAATTCCTGTATTTGGTATCCCTTTACCATTTATAAGTTCAGGAGGTTCATCACTTCTTGCTATTTCAATAGCCATGGGGCTTGTCATACATGTCAACAATACTCAAACTTTAAAATAG